From the genome of Atribacterota bacterium, one region includes:
- the rplW gene encoding 50S ribosomal protein L23, whose product MTSKKMILIHPIISEKSVKDKEYNKYLFKVYSSSNKSEIKKAIEDKFKVNVDKVNTLNVPAKTRRMGKYVGKTAQWKKVIITVKEGQSIKELDNI is encoded by the coding sequence ATGACCTCTAAAAAGATGATTTTAATTCATCCTATTATTTCAGAAAAAAGTGTTAAAGATAAGGAATATAATAAATATTTATTTAAAGTATATTCAAGCTCTAATAAATCCGAAATAAAAAAAGCTATTGAAGATAAATTTAAAGTGAATGTTGATAAAGTGAATACCTTAAATGTTCCCGCAAAAACAAGAAGAATGGGAAAATATGTTGGAAAGACAGCACAATGGAAAAAGGTAATTATTACCGTAAAAGAAGGACAATCAATCAAAGAATTAGATAATATTTAA